In Yoonia sp. R2331, the following proteins share a genomic window:
- the guaB gene encoding IMP dehydrogenase, with protein MQIREALTFDDVLLVPGASSVLPSTADTATRATRGITMNIPLLSSAMDTVTEGRMAIAMAQAGGMGVVHKNLDVDAQAKEIRRVKRFVSGTVYNPVTLRADQTLADAKALMERYRVTGFPVVGPDGRVVGIVTNRDMRFATDDNTPVSVMMTSDNLAMLQEPADLDEARSLMQARRIEKLLITDGQGKLTGLLTLKDSEQAVLNPMACKDPLGRLRVGAATGVGDSGFERSEALVEAGVDMIVVDTAHGHSEGVAKAVERIKTLSNEVQVVAGNVATGEATKALIGAGADAVKVGIGPGSICTTRMVAGVGVPQLTAIMDCAAAADDVPVIADGGIKFSGDFAKAIAAGASCAMVGSMIAGTDESPGEVILYQGRSFKSYRGMGSLGAMARGSADRYFQKDAASDKLVPEGIEGQVPYKGSASAVVHQLVGGLRAAMGYTGNATVAEMRTNSSFVKITGAGLKESHVHDVQITRESPNYRIG; from the coding sequence ATGCAGATTCGTGAGGCACTCACCTTTGATGATGTTTTGCTGGTGCCGGGCGCATCTTCTGTACTGCCGTCGACTGCTGATACGGCCACGCGCGCAACTCGCGGGATCACCATGAATATCCCACTTTTGTCCAGCGCGATGGACACGGTGACAGAGGGTCGCATGGCAATTGCAATGGCGCAGGCTGGTGGCATGGGCGTGGTGCACAAGAACCTGGATGTCGATGCGCAGGCCAAGGAAATCCGCCGGGTCAAGCGTTTCGTCTCTGGCACGGTCTATAACCCTGTGACGCTGCGCGCGGATCAAACGTTGGCCGATGCAAAGGCTTTGATGGAACGCTACCGCGTGACAGGTTTTCCCGTTGTTGGACCAGATGGACGGGTCGTGGGTATTGTGACCAACCGTGACATGCGATTTGCGACCGATGACAACACACCTGTCAGCGTCATGATGACCAGCGACAACCTTGCCATGTTGCAAGAGCCTGCTGATCTTGATGAGGCACGCAGCTTGATGCAGGCGCGCCGGATCGAAAAGTTGCTGATCACCGATGGTCAGGGCAAGCTAACTGGACTTCTGACGCTCAAAGACAGCGAACAAGCCGTGCTGAACCCAATGGCCTGCAAAGACCCTTTGGGACGGCTTCGGGTCGGAGCGGCCACCGGCGTCGGCGACAGCGGGTTTGAGCGGTCCGAGGCATTGGTCGAAGCCGGCGTTGATATGATTGTCGTCGACACCGCCCACGGTCACTCTGAAGGGGTCGCCAAGGCCGTCGAACGGATCAAGACATTGTCGAACGAAGTTCAGGTTGTCGCGGGTAATGTTGCCACGGGAGAGGCGACAAAGGCGCTGATCGGTGCAGGTGCTGATGCCGTAAAAGTCGGGATCGGCCCCGGTTCGATCTGCACAACGCGGATGGTTGCGGGTGTTGGCGTCCCACAGTTGACCGCCATCATGGATTGTGCGGCAGCAGCCGATGACGTGCCGGTCATTGCAGACGGCGGAATCAAGTTTTCTGGCGACTTTGCCAAGGCAATTGCCGCGGGCGCGTCCTGCGCGATGGTCGGCAGCATGATTGCTGGCACGGATGAAAGCCCCGGTGAAGTGATCCTGTATCAGGGCCGCAGCTTCAAAAGCTATCGTGGCATGGGGTCGCTTGGTGCGATGGCGCGCGGATCAGCGGATCGCTATTTTCAAAAGGATGCGGCCAGCGACAAGTTGGTGCCAGAGGGGATCGAAGGACAAGTCCCTTACAAAGGCTCTGCCAGTGCCGTCGTGCATCAATTGGTCGGCGGGCTGCGTGCGGCAATGGGCTATACCGGCAATGCGACGGTGGCAGAAATGCGGACGAATTCTTCGTTCGTGAAAATCACTGGTGCGGGTTTGAAAGAAAGTCATGTGCATGATGTGCAGATCACCCGCGAAAGCCCGAATTATCGCATTGGGTAA
- a CDS encoding RsmB/NOP family class I SAM-dependent RNA methyltransferase, with translation MTPAARYAAAIEILDLIGAAQPAEQVLTTWARQNRFAGSKDRAAIRDHVYDVLRQKRSVAAWGGGTGGRALILGLLRKGGVDPTTVFGAGGYGPTELTTTEAAPKSPEMTDAEAFDMPDWLWPTWQADLGDQARETATCQQNRAPVSLRVNLRSGSRDTAQLALADDGVKTEPIADIKTALQVVENPRRVAVSAAFQNGLVELQDAASQWAMQTVAPFVGGSVLDYCAGGGGKALALADMTDAQITAHDIAARRMADIPARAARADVSITIAVDAPKNMYDLVLCDAPCSGSGTWRRTPEAKWTLNTARLAELSEMQRDVIRQGAKRVKDDGHLAYATCSVLHQENDEIVDDFLKEHPDFRLTVREQLLPTHTHDGFFLAILQLV, from the coding sequence ATGACACCTGCTGCCCGCTATGCCGCTGCGATCGAAATTCTTGACTTGATTGGCGCCGCGCAACCGGCAGAACAGGTGCTGACGACCTGGGCGCGCCAAAACCGCTTTGCCGGGTCAAAGGACCGCGCGGCGATCCGCGATCACGTCTATGACGTCCTGCGACAAAAGCGCAGCGTCGCCGCTTGGGGCGGCGGAACCGGTGGGCGCGCATTGATCCTTGGCTTACTGCGCAAAGGTGGAGTTGATCCCACCACCGTCTTTGGCGCAGGCGGTTATGGTCCAACCGAACTGACAACAACAGAGGCTGCACCGAAATCACCTGAAATGACCGATGCCGAGGCATTCGACATGCCCGATTGGCTTTGGCCCACCTGGCAGGCCGATCTGGGGGACCAAGCGAGGGAAACAGCTACATGCCAACAGAACCGCGCGCCGGTGTCGTTGCGCGTGAACCTGCGGAGCGGTAGTCGGGACACCGCACAATTGGCGCTGGCGGACGACGGCGTCAAAACCGAACCAATCGCTGATATCAAAACAGCCTTGCAGGTTGTGGAAAACCCGCGGCGCGTCGCGGTGAGCGCTGCGTTTCAGAATGGCCTGGTCGAGCTGCAAGATGCGGCTTCTCAATGGGCGATGCAGACGGTTGCGCCCTTTGTCGGTGGCAGTGTGCTGGACTATTGCGCGGGCGGTGGCGGCAAGGCGCTGGCACTGGCCGATATGACTGATGCCCAGATTACGGCACATGACATCGCTGCGCGGCGGATGGCGGATATCCCCGCGCGTGCCGCACGCGCCGATGTGTCGATCACCATTGCAGTAGATGCACCGAAAAACATGTACGATCTGGTGCTCTGCGACGCCCCCTGTTCAGGCAGCGGCACGTGGCGCCGCACGCCCGAGGCAAAGTGGACACTGAACACGGCCCGCCTTGCAGAACTGTCCGAAATGCAGCGAGACGTAATCCGACAAGGGGCAAAACGGGTAAAAGACGATGGTCATCTAGCCTATGCGACATGTTCTGTCCTGCATCAGGAGAACGATGAAATTGTTGACGATTTCTTGAAAGAGCATCCCGATTTCCGGCTTACGGTCCGTGAGCAGCTCTTGCCAACACACACGCATGACGGGTTTTTTCTTGCGATCCTGCAACTTGTCTGA
- a CDS encoding ATP-binding protein produces the protein MDADQRQLRTLVTDDGRLGPPAWVFLLCAAIASAASVFLNHPLLRIGLGIFALSLTVIAIYAGRWPAALSPAQKKEQREKAALEDAVRALISHDTDPAFLTDAEGEIRFANAAAEERFGDASEDHLTTAFGKILANPEVALYRLQNRAFTVGSAKEDLSTRNGQFRLSVVQVADDAQLWRLDDTGKNTRSSGRAADNLTLPMMTVGPSNAILYLNEAFRKLLGRRPKSLVDVFGTTELSNGQVLRVQCEDGAQDVLVAIVNGPAGRRELYALPTHEGSGSIARPMAGGWDAIEDLPVPLMKIAEEGDILASNREARQLLGIDESRSQKVQDVLDGLGRPIGDWLREAVNGQGGHVSQFLRGRGDHHETFVQVTLNHAQGSEGPQLIAVLNDVTELKTLEAQFVQSQKMQAIGQLAGGVAHDFNNLLTAISGHCDLLLLRHDQGDQDYGDLIQIHQNANRAASLVGQLLAFSRKQNLQPERIDLRDTLADLTHLLNRLVGEKVRLTLDHDQNLASIKADKRQLEQVMMNLVVNARDAMPKGGEIKVKTENMVVERVLERDRATIPPGEYVVVKVIDEGHGIPPERLPKIFEPFYTTKRTGEGTGLGLSTVYGIVKQTGGFIFATSDMTSGTEFQLLFPAYTLPVAESLPLVVEQPRIRSEAGEGVVLLVEDEAPVRAFASRALQLRGYTVLEADSAEAALELLSDKDLSVDIFVTDVIMPGMDGPTWVREALVDRPDTKVVFVSGYAEDAFSDTDDRIPNSVFLPKPFSLTELTSTVQGQLH, from the coding sequence TTGGACGCGGATCAACGGCAGCTGCGCACATTGGTGACGGATGATGGACGGCTCGGTCCGCCGGCTTGGGTATTCCTTTTGTGCGCCGCAATTGCCTCTGCCGCATCGGTGTTTCTTAACCATCCGCTTTTGCGGATTGGGCTTGGTATTTTCGCGTTATCCCTGACAGTGATTGCCATCTACGCTGGGCGCTGGCCGGCCGCGCTAAGCCCCGCGCAAAAGAAGGAGCAGCGCGAAAAGGCTGCGTTGGAAGACGCTGTACGTGCGTTGATCAGCCACGACACAGACCCTGCCTTTCTGACAGATGCTGAAGGTGAGATTCGATTCGCCAATGCCGCGGCCGAAGAACGTTTTGGCGACGCCAGCGAGGACCATCTGACGACCGCATTTGGCAAAATTCTCGCCAATCCTGAGGTAGCTCTATACCGACTTCAGAACCGGGCCTTTACTGTAGGGTCTGCCAAAGAGGACCTTTCGACTCGTAATGGTCAATTCCGGCTGTCGGTGGTCCAGGTGGCCGACGACGCGCAGCTTTGGCGTCTGGACGACACCGGCAAAAACACCCGATCATCCGGGCGCGCTGCGGATAACCTGACGCTGCCGATGATGACTGTGGGGCCGTCGAACGCGATCCTCTATCTGAATGAAGCATTTCGCAAATTGCTTGGGCGTCGGCCAAAATCGCTGGTTGATGTCTTTGGAACGACCGAGTTGAGCAACGGTCAGGTACTGCGCGTCCAATGCGAAGATGGCGCACAAGATGTCCTGGTTGCCATTGTGAACGGACCCGCCGGGCGAAGAGAGCTTTATGCATTGCCAACCCACGAAGGGTCCGGATCAATTGCGCGACCCATGGCAGGCGGCTGGGATGCCATCGAGGACCTGCCAGTACCGCTGATGAAGATCGCAGAGGAAGGGGATATTCTCGCCTCGAACCGCGAGGCACGGCAGCTGCTCGGGATCGACGAATCGCGGTCACAAAAGGTGCAGGATGTCCTTGATGGTCTTGGCCGCCCCATCGGCGATTGGCTGCGCGAGGCTGTTAACGGTCAAGGCGGACATGTTTCTCAATTTCTACGCGGACGCGGGGATCATCATGAAACATTCGTGCAGGTCACGCTGAACCACGCCCAAGGCAGCGAGGGGCCGCAACTGATTGCGGTGCTGAACGATGTGACCGAACTCAAAACGCTCGAAGCGCAATTCGTGCAAAGCCAAAAAATGCAGGCCATCGGGCAATTGGCAGGCGGGGTTGCGCATGATTTCAACAACCTGCTTACCGCCATCTCAGGGCATTGCGACTTGCTTTTGTTGCGCCATGACCAGGGCGATCAGGACTACGGCGATCTCATTCAGATTCACCAAAACGCAAACCGGGCGGCAAGCCTTGTTGGCCAGCTTTTGGCGTTTTCCCGCAAACAAAACCTGCAGCCCGAACGGATCGATTTGCGTGACACGCTTGCCGATCTGACCCATCTGCTGAACCGGCTTGTAGGTGAAAAGGTGCGTCTGACGCTAGATCACGATCAGAACCTTGCCTCGATCAAAGCCGACAAGCGGCAGTTGGAACAGGTTATGATGAACCTTGTGGTCAACGCCCGCGATGCCATGCCCAAAGGCGGCGAGATCAAAGTCAAGACAGAGAATATGGTCGTGGAACGGGTACTCGAACGCGATCGCGCCACGATTCCGCCTGGCGAATACGTCGTGGTCAAAGTCATTGATGAAGGGCACGGTATCCCACCTGAACGCCTGCCCAAGATTTTCGAACCCTTCTACACCACCAAACGCACTGGCGAAGGCACAGGTCTTGGCTTGTCGACCGTCTATGGCATCGTCAAACAAACCGGCGGCTTCATCTTTGCGACCAGTGACATGACATCGGGGACCGAATTTCAGCTGTTGTTCCCCGCCTACACATTGCCGGTCGCCGAAAGTTTACCGCTGGTGGTTGAACAACCACGCATCCGCAGCGAGGCCGGCGAAGGGGTGGTATTGCTGGTCGAAGATGAAGCACCCGTACGGGCCTTTGCCAGCCGCGCGCTTCAATTACGCGGCTACACGGTGCTCGAAGCAGACAGCGCCGAGGCGGCGCTGGAGCTTTTGTCCGACAAGGATTTGAGCGTCGATATCTTCGTCACCGACGTCATTATGCCCGGCATGGATGGACCAACCTGGGTCAGAGAGGCGCTGGTGGATCGACCAGATACCAAAGTTGTGTTTGTGTCCGGATACGCCGAAGACGCGTTTTCCGACACCGACGACCGCATTCCAAATTCGGTCTTCTTGCCCAAGCCATTCTCTTTGACGGAATTGACGTCAACCGTGCAAGGACAGTTGCACTGA
- a CDS encoding heme biosynthesis protein HemY, whose amino-acid sequence MLLSLIKIIAFIAIVTGLTYGAMQLMSVDGGAIVSVAGIEMTLSPLQLVFGFVGLVVLVWLLLKLMTFLLATYHLLNGDETAISRYFDRNRERKGFEALSEGMMALASGEGHLAMTKAQRAQRYLNAPELTTLLTAQAAEMTGDKRQAEESYKALLESSQTRFVGVRGLMKQKLLAGDTDTAMALAKKAFALKPKHEETQDVLLKLQAEKEDWAGARETLGAKLKAGNLPRDVHKRRDAVLALSEARDIMEDGQSIEAREAAINAYRLSPDLIPAAVMAARGYIAQDKPKYAARVLSKAWGVQPHPDLAAAFAEIAPNETAAARLKRFVSLTKQNPDNPETKMLLAELHIAAEDFPTAKRALGELVNDDPTSRSLTLMAAIERGSGAEDAVVRGWLARALTAPRGAQWICNNCQHIHTEWVPVCSNCASFDTLAWKRPPAGEVAMPTGTEMLPLIVGQEPANDVVMVEDVTDVPEAEVVEEAK is encoded by the coding sequence ATGCTATTGTCCTTGATCAAGATTATCGCCTTCATTGCCATCGTGACTGGCCTGACCTACGGCGCCATGCAATTGATGAGTGTCGACGGCGGGGCCATCGTATCCGTTGCAGGCATTGAGATGACGCTGTCACCCCTGCAACTTGTCTTTGGCTTTGTCGGGCTGGTGGTTTTGGTTTGGCTGCTGCTGAAATTGATGACGTTCCTGTTGGCGACTTATCATTTACTGAACGGCGACGAGACAGCGATTTCGCGCTATTTCGATCGCAATCGCGAACGCAAAGGGTTCGAGGCGCTGTCAGAAGGCATGATGGCATTGGCATCGGGCGAAGGGCATCTTGCGATGACGAAGGCACAGCGTGCACAACGTTACCTGAACGCGCCGGAACTGACGACATTGCTGACCGCACAGGCCGCCGAGATGACAGGCGACAAACGTCAGGCCGAGGAAAGCTATAAGGCACTATTGGAGTCCAGCCAGACCCGCTTTGTCGGGGTGCGCGGATTGATGAAACAAAAGCTGTTGGCGGGGGATACCGATACGGCGATGGCGCTGGCGAAAAAGGCTTTCGCCCTGAAACCCAAACATGAAGAGACGCAGGATGTTCTTTTGAAGCTTCAGGCCGAAAAGGAAGATTGGGCCGGCGCGAGAGAAACACTAGGCGCAAAGCTGAAGGCCGGCAATTTGCCCCGCGACGTACACAAACGCCGCGATGCGGTTCTGGCCCTGTCAGAAGCGCGTGACATTATGGAAGACGGTCAATCGATCGAGGCGCGTGAAGCTGCGATCAACGCCTACCGGCTTTCGCCCGATCTAATACCGGCGGCGGTGATGGCTGCGCGCGGCTATATCGCGCAGGACAAACCGAAATATGCAGCACGAGTGTTGTCAAAGGCTTGGGGCGTGCAACCGCACCCGGATCTTGCTGCGGCATTCGCCGAAATCGCGCCGAATGAAACGGCGGCGGCACGTCTTAAGCGGTTCGTGTCCTTGACCAAACAGAACCCCGACAATCCCGAAACCAAGATGCTGCTGGCAGAACTGCATATCGCGGCAGAGGATTTTCCGACGGCGAAACGTGCGCTGGGCGAATTGGTCAATGATGATCCGACTTCGCGAAGCTTGACCTTGATGGCGGCGATTGAGCGCGGCAGCGGCGCCGAAGATGCCGTTGTCCGTGGTTGGCTTGCGCGCGCGTTGACAGCGCCGCGAGGGGCGCAGTGGATCTGTAATAATTGTCAACACATCCACACCGAATGGGTACCTGTCTGCAGCAACTGCGCGTCATTCGACACGCTGGCCTGGAAGCGCCCACCAGCGGGAGAGGTAGCAATGCCAACCGGGACAGAGATGCTGCCGCTGATCGTGGGACAAGAGCCCGCCAACGATGTTGTCATGGTTGAAGACGTCACCGATGTGCCCGAGGCGGAAGTCGTGGAAGAGGCGAAATAG
- a CDS encoding COG4223 family protein — MAKEPAKPRKPRKSTKPKAETPAEEVIGATAEDVTVTEGDKSGAVAEPVPESVEDAPAEEKPVEETQTETEEKQPESTPSAPVAAAQTSHQQSIFVPLLLGGLLAGGIGYGTAYLRYADQETVEPAVSAADLAELRDEIAALPDPTDTSDLSATVGELRDEIARIDSDVAALAPRIDTLERQPSGDGTLPQTAVDAFEADMQALRDQIATQQAELAAVADQTAARLEDTRAEAIAIEQNAVEAARAATAKASLARVQGALESGAPFGGLLGELESALGGPAPEALVAVAEGTATLGSLQSDFPAAARRALSDARAEGVDGDESSGIGAFLRNQLDVRSVAPKEGAGVDATLSRAEGALREGRLNDALSEIGTLPDVARAAMSDWLTQAEARAAAIDAADTLSNSLSDN, encoded by the coding sequence GTGGCAAAAGAGCCTGCAAAACCGCGCAAGCCGCGGAAGAGCACAAAGCCGAAAGCAGAAACGCCTGCTGAAGAGGTGATCGGGGCAACAGCCGAAGACGTGACTGTCACAGAAGGTGACAAGTCGGGTGCGGTGGCAGAACCTGTACCAGAGTCCGTCGAGGACGCGCCCGCTGAAGAAAAGCCAGTCGAGGAAACTCAGACCGAAACTGAAGAAAAACAGCCTGAATCCACGCCCAGTGCGCCTGTTGCTGCTGCGCAGACGTCGCATCAGCAAAGCATCTTTGTTCCGCTTTTGTTGGGCGGCTTGCTGGCCGGCGGAATTGGTTATGGCACTGCTTATCTGCGCTATGCAGACCAAGAGACGGTCGAACCTGCGGTTTCAGCGGCAGACCTTGCCGAGTTGCGTGACGAGATCGCAGCCTTGCCGGACCCGACAGATACAAGTGATTTGTCAGCGACCGTTGGCGAATTGCGTGATGAAATCGCGCGAATCGATTCCGACGTTGCAGCACTGGCACCGCGCATCGACACGCTTGAACGGCAACCGAGTGGGGATGGCACATTGCCGCAGACCGCAGTGGATGCGTTTGAGGCTGATATGCAAGCGTTGCGCGATCAGATTGCGACCCAACAGGCCGAACTTGCTGCAGTCGCGGACCAGACCGCAGCACGGTTGGAAGACACGCGCGCCGAGGCGATAGCGATTGAACAGAACGCGGTAGAGGCAGCGCGCGCGGCGACAGCCAAAGCATCACTTGCCCGGGTGCAGGGTGCGCTGGAAAGCGGCGCGCCGTTTGGCGGACTGCTGGGAGAACTGGAATCGGCGCTTGGCGGTCCCGCACCCGAAGCGCTTGTCGCTGTGGCTGAAGGAACCGCGACACTTGGCAGCCTTCAATCGGACTTTCCTGCAGCTGCACGGCGTGCTTTGTCTGATGCCCGCGCTGAGGGGGTCGATGGCGATGAATCCTCTGGCATAGGGGCATTCTTGCGAAACCAGCTTGATGTGCGGTCCGTGGCGCCAAAAGAGGGTGCCGGTGTCGACGCCACATTGTCACGTGCCGAGGGTGCGCTGCGTGAAGGGCGGTTGAACGATGCCTTGTCAGAGATCGGAACGCTGCCCGATGTTGCGCGCGCGGCCATGTCCGATTGGCTGACCCAGGCAGAAGCGCGCGCGGCAGCCATTGATGCCGCTGATACCCTTTCCAATTCACTTTCAGACAACTGA
- a CDS encoding uroporphyrinogen-III synthase, whose product MTPTLLITRPQPAADSFASAVIAALQEDVPVVISPALQIVPLDPGTIPAPAHVVFTSVHGVAQAVRLGVTKVPAWCVGDKTAAAARAAGFDATSAGGAANDLIALVIDRAPNGPMLHLAGRHHRGDIAAKLSRAGFQCTTIATYLQDLLPPTEAAIALARGTKPVVAPVFSPRSSHIVNGLEWHGPLHVIAISGAVAEEMAHMGCDTIQTASQPTEAAMITATARQLRAILDR is encoded by the coding sequence ATGACACCGACGCTTTTGATCACGCGCCCACAGCCTGCTGCAGACAGCTTTGCATCTGCTGTGATTGCGGCACTGCAAGAGGACGTGCCAGTCGTGATCTCACCTGCCTTACAAATTGTGCCGTTGGATCCTGGCACGATCCCTGCCCCAGCCCATGTCGTTTTTACGTCTGTCCACGGAGTGGCACAGGCCGTTCGGCTTGGCGTTACGAAGGTTCCGGCGTGGTGCGTTGGTGACAAAACGGCAGCCGCGGCGCGCGCGGCAGGTTTTGATGCAACCTCTGCCGGTGGCGCAGCGAACGACCTGATCGCATTGGTCATTGATCGCGCGCCTAACGGGCCGATGTTGCATTTGGCTGGGCGACATCACCGCGGTGACATTGCGGCAAAGCTGTCGCGTGCCGGGTTCCAGTGCACCACCATCGCGACCTACCTCCAAGACCTTTTGCCCCCAACCGAAGCCGCAATCGCGCTTGCACGGGGAACGAAGCCTGTTGTTGCCCCTGTCTTTTCCCCCAGATCGTCCCATATCGTGAACGGGTTGGAGTGGCATGGCCCATTGCATGTAATCGCGATCAGCGGTGCTGTTGCCGAAGAGATGGCGCATATGGGGTGCGATACTATTCAAACGGCCAGCCAACCAACCGAAGCCGCCATGATCACGGCGACCGCCCGGCAGTTGCGGGCGATATTGGATCGGTGA
- the tsaD gene encoding tRNA (adenosine(37)-N6)-threonylcarbamoyltransferase complex transferase subunit TsaD, whose protein sequence is MTLTILGIESSCDDTAAAVVRGTSILSSVVYGQTTLHAAFGGVVPEIAARAHAEKIDLSVEEALSTAKLTLDDVDGIAVTAGPGLIGGVLSGVMCAKGLSAASGKPLVGVNHLAGHALTPMLLGDVTYPYLMLLVSGGHCQFLIAHGHDHFTRIGGTIDDAPGEAFDKTARILGLGQPGGPAVQKAAETGNPNRFKLPRPLLDRPGCDLSFSGLKTAMLRARDSVLADQHGLTAADQSDLAAGFQRAVADILTDKTERALARYLDLDPPTPCFAVAGGVAANTEIRARLKALCEDRSVAFSAPPLSLCTDNAAMIAYAGGLRLAAGQRDDLTLSARPRWPLDDRTPAMLGSGKKGAKA, encoded by the coding sequence ATGACGCTCACCATTCTTGGCATTGAAAGCAGCTGCGATGACACCGCCGCCGCCGTGGTGCGCGGCACTTCGATTCTGTCATCCGTGGTCTACGGCCAGACCACGTTGCATGCCGCGTTTGGCGGTGTGGTCCCAGAAATTGCCGCGCGCGCACATGCCGAAAAGATCGACCTGAGTGTTGAAGAGGCGTTAAGCACCGCCAAGTTGACCTTGGATGATGTCGACGGGATTGCCGTAACCGCGGGGCCGGGCCTGATCGGCGGGGTTCTGTCCGGCGTGATGTGCGCAAAGGGTTTGTCTGCCGCGTCCGGTAAACCGCTCGTCGGCGTCAATCATCTTGCAGGCCATGCCCTGACCCCGATGCTATTGGGCGATGTGACTTATCCCTATCTGATGCTGTTGGTTTCGGGTGGCCATTGTCAGTTTCTGATCGCTCACGGGCACGACCACTTTACCCGTATCGGTGGTACAATTGACGATGCCCCGGGTGAGGCATTCGATAAGACAGCGCGTATCTTGGGCCTTGGGCAACCTGGTGGACCAGCCGTTCAGAAGGCCGCTGAAACCGGCAATCCCAACAGGTTCAAACTTCCGCGCCCACTGTTGGATCGACCCGGTTGTGATCTCAGTTTTTCCGGCCTTAAGACTGCAATGTTGCGCGCGCGCGACTCCGTCCTAGCAGACCAACACGGTCTCACGGCGGCCGATCAGTCGGACCTTGCTGCCGGATTTCAACGCGCTGTGGCTGATATTCTGACCGACAAGACGGAGCGAGCGCTGGCCCGCTACCTTGACCTCGATCCACCGACCCCATGTTTCGCCGTTGCAGGCGGTGTTGCAGCCAACACCGAAATCCGCGCGCGGCTGAAAGCACTTTGTGAAGATCGGTCGGTCGCATTCAGCGCGCCGCCACTATCGCTTTGCACTGACAACGCCGCCATGATTGCCTATGCGGGCGGATTGCGTTTGGCTGCGGGTCAAAGGGATGATTTGACACTGTCGGCGCGGCCGCGCTGGCCATTGGACGACCGCACCCCGGCCATGCTGGGATCAGGCAAGAAAGGAGCCAAGGCATGA
- a CDS encoding NAD(P)H-dependent glycerol-3-phosphate dehydrogenase, translated as MIGIAGAGAFGTALAVSLARDERPVTLWARNAGAAQKMQSTRQNPRLPGVTLPDALLATGDLQRLFACDTLLLAIPAQTLRGFLTDNAGALADKYLVACCKGIDLETLTGPSALVRDIVPSATPAMLTGPSFADDIARGLPTGLTLACGDEAAGKMLQQWLSTANLRLYTTTDVIGAELGGALKNVVAIGCGVAIGAGLGDSARAALLTRGFSEMQRIADHLGADPSTLTGLSGLGDLALTCTSDLSRNYRFGLALGAGKSFDSGTTVEGAATARAVTKLARDLGLDLPVTAIVAKLAHHEIDPQTALQTLLARPLKEE; from the coding sequence ATGATAGGGATCGCTGGTGCTGGTGCATTCGGAACGGCTTTGGCTGTATCTTTGGCGCGCGATGAACGACCCGTCACGCTTTGGGCGCGCAATGCAGGCGCGGCGCAAAAGATGCAAAGCACCCGCCAGAACCCTCGCCTGCCAGGTGTGACGCTGCCCGATGCATTGTTGGCAACGGGTGATCTGCAACGGCTGTTTGCATGCGACACTTTGCTTTTGGCGATCCCCGCGCAGACCTTACGCGGCTTTCTGACTGACAATGCGGGAGCGCTAGCAGACAAATATCTGGTCGCTTGCTGCAAAGGTATCGACCTTGAAACCCTGACCGGCCCGTCTGCGCTGGTGCGCGACATCGTCCCCTCTGCCACCCCTGCGATGCTGACCGGCCCGTCATTTGCCGATGACATTGCGCGTGGCTTGCCCACCGGACTGACGCTGGCCTGCGGCGATGAGGCTGCTGGCAAGATGTTGCAGCAATGGCTTTCAACCGCGAATTTGCGGCTTTATACGACGACAGATGTGATTGGGGCAGAACTTGGCGGCGCGCTCAAGAATGTGGTCGCGATTGGCTGCGGCGTGGCGATTGGCGCGGGCCTTGGTGATAGCGCGCGCGCCGCATTGCTGACCCGGGGATTTTCCGAAATGCAGCGGATTGCGGACCATCTGGGCGCCGACCCGAGCACTTTGACCGGGCTTTCAGGATTGGGTGATCTGGCACTGACCTGCACATCTGATCTGTCGCGCAACTATCGGTTCGGCCTCGCACTAGGTGCTGGCAAGTCCTTTGACAGCGGCACTACGGTCGAAGGCGCCGCGACCGCCCGTGCGGTGACAAAACTGGCACGGGATCTTGGCCTTGATTTGCCGGTGACCGCAATTGTCGCCAAACTCGCCCATCATGAGATTGACCCCCAAACCGCGCTTCAGACTCTACTGGCGCGCCCGTTGAAAGAGGAATGA